One segment of Monomorium pharaonis isolate MP-MQ-018 chromosome 6, ASM1337386v2, whole genome shotgun sequence DNA contains the following:
- the LOC118646374 gene encoding vegetative cell wall protein gp1-like gives MSPPDQRVSNSSSRMPKAKSSLRDRLARAIAGPPRIPTSSRPFEASVRPPARSQRREDEPLSITAPAPAPLPSPPSGPRQPAVARQRTTRSRQERLYADVPPAADNGRNVLLATFGSTLSDLDDDDDDNEELSAAPEERTTSALMPDIASLRIAGPAATTPPAPIPEPAPSPSVTEVPRQVVAPPPPPARPPSAAAETAAAELAQPPLPTPPPTPPASPGYFTRPQPTPAPTPPPTGYFTLPAPPPSSPAPSPSPPAPGPSAIPSEVLQTIPWERILPGRRYRHQALGHRTVVKHQLDGSWYIR, from the coding sequence ATGAGCCCACCAGATCAGAGAGTGAGCAATAGCAGCAGCAGGATGCCGAAAGCAAAGAGCTCTCTTCGAGACCGCCTCGCCCGTGCCATCGCCGGACCTCCACGAATCCCGACGAGCAGTCGACCCTTCGAGGCCTCCGTCCGACCACCAGCACGTAGCCAACGGCGCGAGGACGAGCCGCTCAGCATCACTGCACCAGCTCCGGCACCGCTCCCGTCACCGCCGTCCGGACCACGTCAACCAGCAGTGGCACGCCAGCGGACGACACGCTCCCGCCAGGAACGGCTATACGCCGACGTACCGCCAGCAGCCGACAACGGGCGAAACGTGTTACTCGCCACGTTCGGGTCCACGTTGTCGGACctggacgacgacgacgacgataacgAGGAGCTAAGCGCCGCACCGGAGGAGCGCACGACATCCGCGCTGATGCCCGACATCGCGTCGCTCCGTATCGCGGGCCCCGCCGCTACGACTCCACCAGCGCCGATACCAGAGCCTGCGCCGTCACCCTCCGTCACCGAGGTGCCCCGACAGGTCGTcgcaccgccaccgccaccggcCCGGCCACCATCCGCCGCTGCCGAAACAGCCGCAGCTGAGCTGGCGCAACCGCCGCTACCaacgccgccgccgacgccgCCCGCCTCACCCGGGTACTTCACCCGGCCGCAACCGACGCCGGCACCGACACCGCCTCCGACCGGGTACTTTACCCTGCCAGCGCCGCCACCATCATCACCCGCGCCGTCACCATCGCCGCCAGCCCCCGGACCATCCGCTATTCCCAGCGAAGTCCTGCAGACCATACCGTGGGAGCGCATACTGCCAGGCCGCCGCTACCGTCACCAGGCCCTCGGGCACCGCACCGTGGTGAAACACCAGCTCGACGGGTCCTGGTATATTcgctaa